The genomic interval GCGGAAATGGAATAGATGATGAGGTTATGGGACGGCGGCAACATCAGAGCGATCAAGGCCGCAAGCACGGTCACATTCACGCCGTAAGAAACGTCATAGCCGCGTTTTTTCATCTGTGGCACCATGATGCCACCAATCGCGGTCGCATCAGCTGCAGCTGACCCGGAGATACCACCAAACATCACGGATGCCAGAATATTCACCTGACCAAGGCCGCCGCGTATGTGCCCCACCATGCCGCCGGCCAAATCGACCAGCCTTCGCGCAATATCGCCGCGCACCATGATTTCACCGGCAAAGATAAAGAAGGGAATTGCCATCAGCGCGAGAACGGAGACACCGGCAGTCAAACGCTGAAAAACCACGACGGGGGGAATGCCGAGATAGATGATGGTCGCAAAAGAGGCGACACCAAGACAAAAAGCAACGGGGGTGCCAATAAGCAGCAACACCACGAAAGAGCCGAAAAGAATCCAGGTTTCCATCCAACTACTCCTCAATTTCCGTTTCGCCGAAGCGAGCAGTCGGAAGACCGGCAGCGCGGCGCGCAAGGCGCTCTAGCGAGAAAAGGACCACCAGAAGACCACCAACAACAAGCGGCATATAATCGATCGCACGAGGCAAGCCCAACGTCGGAATCTTGATATGCCAGCCTGAATTCATCAATTCTCCACCATACCAGACCATACCGGCACCAAACCCGATCACAACAAGATCGGAGAGCGTAAAGAAAACGGTTTTAACCTTGTCGGGGACAAAAATAAGCAGCACGTCAAAGCTCAGATGGTTACCCTCGCGAATACCGACCGCCGCACCAAGAAAGATGAACCATGCCATCAACACGATGGACACCGGCTCGCTCCAGACGATGGAATCATTCAGCACGTAGCGCACGAAAACCTGGGCAGCAGTGAAGGCAGTCATCATGACCAGCCCCAGGCTCGCCAACCAAAGTGCTCCAGTGGACAAACTGCCCATAATGCTGGCTATTGTTTTAAGTTGATTTTGCACTTTATTCTCCGCGAAACAGCTCATGGCGCAAAGCGCCATGAGCCGTCATCAAGAGTTAGTCGGTTGCGCGAATGCGTTTTACGAGGTCTTTGAGTTTGTCAGAGGTGACATGTTTTTCGTAAACAGAATCCATGGCATCCATGAATGGCTTCTTGTCGATTTCGGTCACGACATTCACACCAGCTGCACGGACTTTTTCTTCGGAAACCTTTTCACGAGCAGCCCAGAGTTCACGCATTTTCGGCGTAGAATCTTTAGCGGCCTGTTTCACCAGAGCCTGATCTTCAGGGCTCAGTTTTTCCCAAGAGATCTTGGACATCACCAGAACTTCCGGCACGATCAAATGTTGATCGAGGGTATAGTTCGGAGCCACCTCGAAATGGCCTGAAGATTCGTAGGATGGCCAGTTATTTTCAGCGCCATCAATCACACCGGTCTGGATGGAAGAATAGACTTCGCCATAAGCCAGAGGCGTTGCGTTTGCGCCAAGAGCAGACATCATGTCAACAAAGATGTCAGACTGCATAACGCGGATCTTCATGCCCTTCAGATCATCAATACTCTTGATCGGCTTGACACTGTTATAGAAACTGCGTGCGCCACCATCATAATAGGTCAGACCGATAAAGCCTTCCGGTTCGAAGCCCTTGAGAATGTCTTCACCGATCGGACCATCAACAACGCGATGCATGTGATCAACGCTCTTGAAGATATAAGGCAGGGAAACCACTTTGGTTTCCTCAACGATGTTGTTGAAAGGACCGGTCGACACGCGGTTCAGGTCAATCACACCGAATTTGGTCTGCTCAATTGAATCTTTTTCCTCCCCCAGCTGAGCAGAATGGAAAACTTCAACGCAGATGCGGCCGTCAGAACGCTCTTTGAGCAATTCGCCCATGTATTTTACAGCTTCAACAGTCGGATATCCATCAGGATGGGTATCAGAAGACTTGAGGGTAATTTCACAGGCAGATGCTGTTGCGATCATTGCAACGCTGGCAACCAGTGCAGTGGTCAAAGTCTTAAGCATTAGTTTGTTCCTCCATGAAGTAGCTCAATTCAGAGCTGATAGGCTTGCCTCACAAGCCGATAGGTAAGGTCAGCAGCGACCTCAGTAGCCTCGTCCTCACCAAGCCGCCCAGTTGCAACCAGTGTGGCGAGGAATGCACAGTCCACCCGACGCGCCACATCGTGCCGTGCCGGGATTGAGCAGAATGCTCTTGTGTCATCATTGAAACCGACGGTGTTGTAGAAACCGGCCGTTTCTGTCGTCATCTCCCTAAACCGGCGCATCCCTTCGGGGCTGTCATGGAACCACCATGCAGGCCCGAGGCGAAGAGCCGGGTAGACGCCAGCAAGAGGCGCCAATTCACGTGCATAGCTCGTTTCATCAAGCGTGAAGAGAATGATCTTGAGATCTCTCTCCATGCCGACAGCATCAAGCAAAGGCTTGAGCGCCTGCACATAATCGGTCCGGGTCGGAATATCGAATCCCTTATCCAGACCAAACGTTTCGAAAACAGGATTGGAATGGTTGCGGTTACTTCCTGGATGTATCTGCAACACCAAGCCGTCTTCCAGGCTCATGCGAGCCATTTCGGTCAGCATGTGACCACGGAAAGCATCAGCTTCCTCGGCTGAGCACTCTCCCTTCAAAGCCTTCTGGAAAAGGGCTGCCGCTTCCTCTTGCGGCAGATTTTCCGTGCGGGCAGTCAAGTGACCATGGTCAGATGACGTCGCCCCGAAGTCTTTGAAATAGGCGCGACGGATGCGGTGGGCTTCAAGATAGCCCTCCCAGCTCGTCGCATCGACACCGGCGATGGCGCCGAATTTCTCGATATTCTCTATAAAGCCCTTATAATGCGGATCCACGACAGGATCCGGACGATAAGCGGTTACAACGCGGCCCTTCCAGCCGCTTTCCTTGATCGCGCGATGCCATTTCAGGTCATCCAGCGGCGATTCCGTCGTTGCAAGAGCCTCGATATTGAAGCGCTCATACAGGGCGCGAGGCAGAAACTCCGGTTTTTCAAGGCATTCGGCAATATGATCATAAGCGCGATCGGCATTGTCTTCATTAAGCCATTCGGTCCACCCGAACACATCCTCGAAGGCATGGCCAAGCCACATGCGCGATGGCGTTGCACGGAAGAGGTATGAATGCTTGGCAAAAATCCGCCAGATCTTGCGCCCATCGGTTTCGGTCCAGCCGCCATCGATGCGCGGCACCCCGACATCCTCAAGCTTCACACCCTGCGAACAAAGCATCCTGAACACATAATGATCAGGGGTGATGAACAATTGGGCTGGGTTTGGAAAACGTTCATTCTTGGCAAACCAGCTCGGATCCGTATGCCCATGCGGGCTAATAATCGGCAGGGACCGCACTCCCTCATAGAGAGAGCGGGCAATCGAACGGGCTTTATCTTCAATGGGAAAGAGTCTATCTGGATCCAACATGGTGAGCCTCCCTATTGTCGGCTTTAGGGGAAATCTCTAATCTGGTCAACTAATATACCAGTTCTTCTTGCTTGTAAACTGATATGCCAGTAATATCCGGTCACGGAGCATAAAATGACAAAAACAAATATCAACTCAGTCCTGTCCCCCTTGAATCGATTGTCGGTCGCCGATTCAGTTTTCGACGAACTGCATAGGCAGATTTTGACTCTTGAACTCCAGCCAGGAGCTAAAATTTCCGAAGCGGATGTGGCAAAGGCCCTTGGCGTTTCTCGCCAACCAGTGCGCGACGCCTTCTATCGTTTATCCAAACTCGGCTTTCTATCCATGCGCCCGCAAGTCGCAACGACAGTCTCGCTGATTTCAAAAAAATCGGTCCAGCAAGCCCGCTTCATTCGCTGTGCCCTGGAGACCAAAACAGTCGCCACAGCGTGCCAAAAGCTCACTGAAGAAGATCTGGAAGCATTGCGTGATCTTATTGAACAACAAAGGAAAACTGTTGTAGCCCGCGACGCAGAACTGTTTCATGCGCTCGATGATCAATTCCATAAAGAGATATGTGACCGATGCGGCGTAGACTTTGCCTGGCAGCTCATCAAGGATAACAAGGCCCATATGGACCGAGTGCGGTTTCTCTCGCTAACCTTCGCCATTGACACCGCTTTCGCCGCTCACAAGCGCATATTGACCGCTATTGAATCCAACGATCCCGCAGCAGCCTCCGAGGAAGTCAATAAACATCTGGGAGAAATCTTGCTCATCATGCCGCGCATTCGCGAAGAGCATCCGGATTATTTCGCTACAGATGAGGAATGACGCGCAATTCCTACATCTTTTGTAGGACGCAGTTTCCCATACACTGGCATATCAGTTACCCCACCCAACGATCAAAAGTAGCCATTCAGTCGAGCCAAAGCCATCCCACACCGCGACAATAAGTCATACTTATTCAACAATCTATCCACCGACTATTGCACCCCACATCAATATTTTGTGGAAAGTCTGACCGGGCTCGGTGATCTGTCGCGGGTTCGGTCACCATGAGCAAACGCACAATGCACTACCAACGCCTTCTGCTGACCGCCTAAATAGTATGCATAAACAAACAAGGCAGAGCCAATGGCCCTGCCCTACTCGTTTCGATGCTCAGCCCGAGCATCAGCGCACCTTTAGCGTCTCGGCCATAGGCTTGATGTCGACACCGGCAGCCGTCAAAGCCGCACGTACCTTACTGGCCATCGCAACCGCCTTGGGGCTGTCGCCATGCACGCAGATCGTATCAATAGCAACGGGAATGCGCTTGCCACTCACGCTTTCAATCTCTCCGGATGTTACAAAGTCCACCATGCGTTTTGCAGCTTCATCGGCATCCTCGATCATTGCTCCGGCCTTCTTGCGGGAGACCAACATACCGTCATCTTCATAAGCCCGATCAGCAAAAATCTCGCGAGCCACGCAGAGACCGAGACTTTCGGCAGCCTTTTCCATGGCGCTGCCCGGCAGCGCCACATAGATCAACTGCGGATCGACAGCCTTCACGGCCCGCGCCGTTGCCAGAGCAAGATCATAATCCACGGCAGCCATATTATTGAGGGCCCCATGCGCCTTGAAGTGACCAACGCGAATACCAAGCGCGGTGGCCATACCCTGAATGGCACCGATCTGATAGATCATCTGCTTTTCGATATCCTCGGGGCGATCCCCCTGTATCGGGCGACGGCCGAACCCCCAGAGATCATTGAACCCCGGATGAGCCCCCGCGCCGACACCATTCTCCTTTGCCAGCCGCAGGGTTTCGTGCATCACCAACGCATCGCCCCCATGAAACCCGCAAGCCACATTCGCTGAACTGACGATGGACAGCATTGATGCGTCATCGCCAATTTCGTAAGCCCCGAAGCTTTCTCCCATATCGGAGTTCAGATCAACAACAGCCATATAAGCACCCTCAATTGGTTGGTTCTGTTCATTGAGGGCAAAATAGCCCTGACACGAACCGTCGTCGATGGCTTATTTGTGAATATGGCCTGCATGGTGGGGATGCAGCTACAAGAATAGGGTCTTACAAGGAAAAGAGCCGACTATAGAAATACTTACAATCCAAAAGTGATTGCAATTACTTAATAACACAACTCAATCTCGAATCCAAAAAAAACCATTACATCTTTTAAAAATAGATTTCCGACCACAACCATCCAAATTCTAAACATCAATAATATCATAAACTATAGTATTAATAATTTTATCCATAATAGAACAAATCACTAGATATCCATTTCATTCAATTAATGTAATATTATATTTTAATGCCTTAAATGATAAATAAACCATCACAGGTGACAATTCTCATAATATACAAGCAAGAACACAAAATATCTGAAGGACAGGTTAAATGTTTAACCATATGAAATCACTGAGCGCAAAAATTGTCGCCTCTGTTTTTACTCTGGTTGCTTTAACCTTTGTCGCAGATACTATTCTAACACGATCGATCAGCAGCCGTGTTTATGACAAGACGGAGCAACTGACCGACCAGATGCATGCCGTTGTCGACCAGAAAGACACCCAGATCGAGCAATTGCTTAATGGACTTCTGGATTCCAAAGAACACACACAGGCATTGAGCCACACTTTGGCCAAAAGCGAACTTTCAGCGCAAAACCAACAGAAGCAGGCCTATCTGGAAGGCACCAGACAAGGCATATCGCTTTCCGTCGCCTCGCTTGTCAGCAACGCCATGATGGCCGGAGAAGCGTC from uncultured Cohaesibacter sp. carries:
- the uxaC gene encoding glucuronate isomerase, with the protein product MLDPDRLFPIEDKARSIARSLYEGVRSLPIISPHGHTDPSWFAKNERFPNPAQLFITPDHYVFRMLCSQGVKLEDVGVPRIDGGWTETDGRKIWRIFAKHSYLFRATPSRMWLGHAFEDVFGWTEWLNEDNADRAYDHIAECLEKPEFLPRALYERFNIEALATTESPLDDLKWHRAIKESGWKGRVVTAYRPDPVVDPHYKGFIENIEKFGAIAGVDATSWEGYLEAHRIRRAYFKDFGATSSDHGHLTARTENLPQEEAAALFQKALKGECSAEEADAFRGHMLTEMARMSLEDGLVLQIHPGSNRNHSNPVFETFGLDKGFDIPTRTDYVQALKPLLDAVGMERDLKIILFTLDETSYARELAPLAGVYPALRLGPAWWFHDSPEGMRRFREMTTETAGFYNTVGFNDDTRAFCSIPARHDVARRVDCAFLATLVATGRLGEDEATEVAADLTYRLVRQAYQL
- a CDS encoding 5-oxoprolinase subunit PxpA, which produces MAVVDLNSDMGESFGAYEIGDDASMLSIVSSANVACGFHGGDALVMHETLRLAKENGVGAGAHPGFNDLWGFGRRPIQGDRPEDIEKQMIYQIGAIQGMATALGIRVGHFKAHGALNNMAAVDYDLALATARAVKAVDPQLIYVALPGSAMEKAAESLGLCVAREIFADRAYEDDGMLVSRKKAGAMIEDADEAAKRMVDFVTSGEIESVSGKRIPVAIDTICVHGDSPKAVAMASKVRAALTAAGVDIKPMAETLKVR
- a CDS encoding TRAP transporter small permease → MQNQLKTIASIMGSLSTGALWLASLGLVMMTAFTAAQVFVRYVLNDSIVWSEPVSIVLMAWFIFLGAAVGIREGNHLSFDVLLIFVPDKVKTVFFTLSDLVVIGFGAGMVWYGGELMNSGWHIKIPTLGLPRAIDYMPLVVGGLLVVLFSLERLARRAAGLPTARFGETEIEE
- a CDS encoding GntR family transcriptional regulator, with the translated sequence MTKTNINSVLSPLNRLSVADSVFDELHRQILTLELQPGAKISEADVAKALGVSRQPVRDAFYRLSKLGFLSMRPQVATTVSLISKKSVQQARFIRCALETKTVATACQKLTEEDLEALRDLIEQQRKTVVARDAELFHALDDQFHKEICDRCGVDFAWQLIKDNKAHMDRVRFLSLTFAIDTAFAAHKRILTAIESNDPAAASEEVNKHLGEILLIMPRIREEHPDYFATDEE
- a CDS encoding TRAP transporter substrate-binding protein: MIATASACEITLKSSDTHPDGYPTVEAVKYMGELLKERSDGRICVEVFHSAQLGEEKDSIEQTKFGVIDLNRVSTGPFNNIVEETKVVSLPYIFKSVDHMHRVVDGPIGEDILKGFEPEGFIGLTYYDGGARSFYNSVKPIKSIDDLKGMKIRVMQSDIFVDMMSALGANATPLAYGEVYSSIQTGVIDGAENNWPSYESSGHFEVAPNYTLDQHLIVPEVLVMSKISWEKLSPEDQALVKQAAKDSTPKMRELWAAREKVSEEKVRAAGVNVVTEIDKKPFMDAMDSVYEKHVTSDKLKDLVKRIRATD